From Triticum urartu cultivar G1812 chromosome 2, Tu2.1, whole genome shotgun sequence, a single genomic window includes:
- the LOC125539165 gene encoding pentatricopeptide repeat-containing protein At1g74850, chloroplastic-like: MALVSTTTVASSSSYHCDHPLRPAAARSWCRPRSRGGGRLAVLARARGQLTTTPKEEAAPPAGAGERGRYSYEVDSLIDRLSNLAPRGSIARCLETAKHRLTLQDFAAVYREFSRRGDWQRSVRLFKYMQRQSWCRPDEHIHAIVIGVLGRQGPALLDKCLEVFQDLPADARTALSYTSLIAAYARNALHEDARALLDQMKAQGVAPTAATYNTVLAACARAADPPVPFDMLLGLFAEMRHDPSPAVRPDLTTYNTLLAAAAVRSLSDQSEMLLRTMLEAGIMPDTASYRYIVDAFANACDLSRVAELFREMADTGHTPDPSAYLGLMEAHTRIGATAEAVAVLRQMQADGCAPTAATYRVLLDQYGKQGRFDGVRELFREMRTAVPPDTATYNVLFNVFGDGGFFKEVVELFHDMLRTGIEPDMETCEGVLAACGQGGLHEDAREVLDYITKEGMVPTAKAYTGLIEALGHAAMYEEAYVAFNMMTEIGSLPTIETYNSLANVFAKGGLFREAESVFSRMTNSAGIQKSKDSYDALIEAYCQGSQLDDAVKAYMEMRKSRFNPDERSLEGVLNAYCIAGVIDESKEQFEEIRSNMTMPSIIAYCMMLSLYARNDRWADAYDLLEEMKKNRASNTHQVIASMIKGEYDDSSNWQMVEYVLDSSNLEGCDYSLRFFNALLDALWWFGQKARAARVLEHAVSYGLFPELSRDTKLVWSLDVHRMSVGGALVAVSVWLNKLYDRLKREKDLPQLASVVVLRGEMEKSTVTRGLPISKVVYSFLNDTLSASFHYPKWNKGRVICLKSQLKKLQAAIDSSNGAAIPGFVHMTDSRLPSPGSKVYTREPQVENGSAHSTAESLVEEEKESELLAL; encoded by the exons ATGGCGCTCGTCTCCACCACCACCGTCGCCTCCTCCTCGTCCTACCACTGCGACCACCCGCTCCGCCCAGCCGCCGCCAGGAGCTGGTGCCGCCCCAGGAGCCGCGGCGGGGGCAGGCTGGCGGTGCTGGCGCGGGCGCGGGGCCAGCTGACGACCACGCCCAAGGAGGAGGCGGCCCCGCCGGCGGGGGCGGGGGAGCGGGGCAGGTACTCGTACGAGGTGGACTCGCTGATCGACCGGCTGAGCAACCTGGCGCCGCGGGGCTCCATCGCGCGCTGCCTCGAGACGGCCAAGCACCGGCTCACGCTGCAGGACTTCGCGGCGGTGTACCGCGAGTTCTCCCGCCGCGGCGACTGGCAGCGCTCCGTGCGCCTCTTCAAGTACATGCAGCGCCAGTCCTGGTGCCGCCCCGACGAGCACATCCACGCCATCGTCATCGGCGTGCTCGGCCGCCAGGGCCCCGCCCTCCTCGACAAGTGCCTCGAGGTCTTCCAGGACCTCCCCGCCGACGCCCGCACCGCGCTCTCCTACACCTCCCTCATCGCCGCCTACGCCCGCAACGCGCTCCACGAGGACGCCCGCGCCCTGCTCGACCAGATGAAGGCCCAGGGCGTGGCCCCCACCGCCGCCACCTACAACACCGTGCTCGCCGCCTGCGCCCGCGCCGCTGACCCGCCCGTCCCCTTCGACATGCTCCTCGGCCTCTTCGCCGAGATGCGCCACGACCCCTCCCCGGCCGTGCGCCCCGACCTCACCACCTACAACacgctcctcgccgccgccgccgtgcgcTCCCTCAGCGACCAGTCCGAGATGCTGCTGCGCACCATGCTCGAGGCTGGCATTATGCCGGACACCGCGTCCTACCGTTACATTGTGGATGCCTTTGCCAATGCCTGTGACCTCTCCCGTGTCGCCGAGCTGTTCCGTGAGATGGCCGACACAGGGCACACACCGGACCCCTCCGCGTATCTCGGGCTCATGGAGGCTCACACCCGGATTGGTGCCACCGCTGAAGCTGTGGCCGTGCTACGGCAGATGCAGGCTGATGGCTGTGCGCCCACGGCTGCGACATACCGTGTCCTGCTCGATCAGTATGGAAAACAGGGGAGGTTTGATGGCGTGCGTGAGCTCTTCCGTGAGATGAGAACGGCTGTACCTCCAGACACGGCCACCTACAATGTGCTCTTCAATGTATTCGGCGATGGCGGGTTTTTCAAGGAGGTGGTGGAGCTCTTTCACGATATGCTTCGCACAGGGATAGAACCTGACATGGAGACCTGTGAAGGTGTCTTGGCTGCGTGTGGTCAGGGTGGTCTCCATGAGGATGCAAGAGAAGTTCTTGACTACATAACCAAAGAAGGAATGGTGCCTACTGCAAAGGCCTACACTGGCCTAATTGAAGCCCTTGGTCATGCAGCTATGTATGAG GAGGCCTATGTTGCATTCAACATGATGACTGAAATCGGTAGCTTGCCAACCATAGAGACCTATAATTCTCTTGCAAATGTGTTTGCCAAGGGCGGGCTCTTCCGGGAGGCTGAGTCCGTCTTTTCTCGGATGACCAACAGTGCTGGCATTCAGAAAAGCAAAGATTCGTATGATGCCCTCATCGAAGCATACTGCCAGGGTTCACAGTTGGATGATGCAGTGAAGGCATACATGGAGATGCGCAAGTCTAGGTTTAACCCTGATGAACGCTCCCTTGAGGGAGTACTCAATGCCTACTGCATAGCGGGTGTTATAGATGAGAGCAAAGAGCAGTTTGAAGAGATCAGATCCAACATGACTATGCCTAGCATTATTGCTTATTGCATGATGTTGTCACTATATGCAAGGAACGACAG GTGGGCTGATGCTTATGATTTGCTGGAAGAAATGAAAAAAAACCGTGCTAGTAATACACATCAAGTGATTGCTTCTATGATAAAAGGGGAGTATGATGATAGCTCTAATTGGCAAATGGTTGAATACGTCCTTGACAGCAGTAACTTGGAAGGATGTGACTACAGTTTACGATTTTTTAATGCTCTCCTTGATGCGCTTTGGTGGTTCGGCCAAAAAGCTCGGGCTGCAAGGGTTCTAGAGCATGCAGTAAGTTATGGGCTCTTCCCTGAATTATCCCGTGACACCAAGCTGGTCTGGTCTCTAGATGTACATAG GATGTCAGTTGGTGGGGCATTAGTGGCTGTGTCAGTATGGCTCAATAAACTTTATGACAGACTAAAAAGAGAGAAAGACCTTCCCCAACTGGCCTCTGTTGTTGTATT GAGGGGGGAAATGGAGAAAAGCACGGTCACAAGAGGACTGCCGATCTCAAAAGTTGTGTACTCCTTTCTCAACGACACGCTGTCTGCATCGTTCCATTACCCAAAATGGAACAAGGGGCGAGTCATATGCCTGAAGTCCCAGCTGAAAAAGCTGCAGGCGGCCATAGATTCCTCGAACGGAGCGGCCATCCCCGGCTTTGTCCACATGACTGACTCCCGCCTGCCGTCGCCTGGCTCGAAGGTATACACCCGGGAGCCCCAGGTTGAGAACGGCTCGGCCCATTCCACCGCTGAATCGTTGGTAGAAGAAGAAAAGGAGTCGGAACTCCTCGCGCTGTGA
- the LOC125539166 gene encoding methyltransferase N6AMT1-like yields MSAGDGAAVSAVEGKLAELSASCDLRTLPKRGKSASARTLNTAQIQLVAGHPEVYEPCDDSFALVDALLSDKAQLLTLQPSLCMEVGCGSGYVITSLAIMLRQLGSGTQYLATDINQHAVETTQATLEAHGVHADVIATDIVSGLEKRLAGMVDVVVVNPPYVPTPEEEIGMKGIASSWAGGLNGRQVIDRILPAVRELLSEKGCLYMIALEDNDPLGICHLMNEKGFASRVLLKRCTDEESLYVLKFWQDAAAGANASQSGRSPRAESWLSQLPFKSFWHKNAGSS; encoded by the exons ATGTCGGCGGGCGACGGCGCGGCGGTGTCGGCCGTGGAGGGGAAGCTCGCGGAGCTCTCCGCCAGCTGCGACCTCAGGACCCTCCCCAAGAGGGGCAAG TCTGCATCAGCAAGGACATTGAACACTGCCCAGATTCAGCTTGTCGCAGGCCATCCGGAAGTTTATGAACCATGTGATGATTCCTTTGCCCTTGTTGATGCGCTGCTCTCTGACAAAGCTCAACTTCTGACGCTACAGCCGAGTTTATGCATGGAAGTAGgatgtggcagtggctatgtcatcACTTCTCTAGCCATCATGCTCAGGCAATTAGGCTCTGGAACCCAGTACCTAGCAACAGACATCAACCAACATGCCGTGGAGACAACTCAAGCAACACTTGAAGCCCATGGTGTTCATGCAGATGTTATTGCTACTGATATCGTGTCAGGACTTGAGAAACGTCTGGCTGGCATGGTTGATGTGGTTGTTGTGAACCCTCCTTATGTGCCAACACCAGAGGAAGAAATCGGGATGAAGGGCATTGCTTCATCTTGGGCTGGAGGGTTGAATGGGCGCCAAGTGATCGATCGGATTCTCCCTGCGGTGCGTGAGCTGCTGTCAGAAAAAGGGTGTCTCTACATGATTGCCCTTGAAGATAATGATCCTTTGGGCATAtgccatttgatgaacgagaagggGTTCGCGTCACGTGTTCTGTTGAAGAGGTGTACTGACGAGGAGAGCCTTTATGTTCTTAAGTTCTGGCAAGATGCTGCTGCTGGCGCAAATGCTTCTCAGTCCGGTAGATCTCCACGTGCCGAGTCGTGGCTTTCACAGTTGCCTTTCAAATCCTTTTGGCATAAGAACGCTGGCAGTTCTTGA